The DNA segment ATGGCTGCCACCACATCTGCAGCTGCTTCAATGCTTCTTTCTGGATCAATGCCAAGCTCAGATGGCCAAATCAACCCAACCATGTTACAAAGTGCTTCACTTCCCTGCTCTCAGAACATGGCAACTCTCTCTGCCTCAGCCCCATTTCCCACCATCACTCTTGATCTCACTCAAAATCCTACCAACCAACTTGGCCTCCTCTCACCCCTTTTGGCTCGCAAGTTCATGTCAGTTCCAAAAATATTTGGACACTCACTGTGTGATCAAACTAAGCTTGCTGGCTTGCATGAGTCTCAGGGAAGGGACTCATCTCCATCATTTGCTAACTCATTCAATGCAGCTACTGCTGCTATCACAGCAGACCCCAATTTCACTGCAGCTCTTGTTGCTGCTATAACATCAGTCATGGGGAATTCACATAATAATTCAACTGGGGAAGAACATTGCAATAATAATGCATAGAACAATGATATATTTGACAACCTGTTTCAAATTTAGACGAAGAAAGAAGATTGTATACAAGGTTGTCAAATGTATCGTGAGAACTAGTTCATTTATGTTGTGTCACACTTATTTCCTTCACAAATTGCTTTAGTTTATCCTTTTTCATGATCAAGATAGGTTTAGATTTTCAGTTGCTCGATTTCATGCATATGAAGGAACTTAATAACATCCATGTATGAATCACTGTTGTAGGCTTCATTATTTCAAATTGGTATCTTAATAATGCATTTTGTTTTTATGCTTTTAAAATGgccaaaacaataaaaattgtttttcttttcatgtACACTGCAAAAGAATTGTTCAGTTTCTAGTCTTgtggttaaaaaaattatataaccaAATTATATtagagtttttattttatcagttcattagaaatattttgtaatAGGATTTTTGAGATATCTGTTTggttaattatgtttttttattctttatccTATTCAAAGGTTTGTTTTCgtcttttatatttcaaaataattaattttatcatttatgtCTTCTAAAATGTCATTTAATCACATGTCACTAAGgtgtttattaattttaataataaataggCTAAGCGACACTTTATTTGgtatatcatttttaaaaaaattgctcCATctcctttttaaaaaattcatttcaATCCTTGATAGTTTAAATTTGGGTTAATTTAGTCTTTCCAAACTCTAATCTTGAGATAGTTTGAACCAAGTgtggtaatattttttttttaaaataaaggagagacatttttaaaattgtaaaataaaaaatattatcttaacatacatattttgaataaaattgtaAACAAATTTAGAAAGGTAATTATATTGaggaataatattttagaaaaataaatatattcaaaaataatagtttagaaaactaattatattaataaataattatttaaaaatactatttagaaaaaaaataattaattgaaaaattaaaaatgtgaaaatttaatttgttagaaaattcaatatttagttctgtattgaattaaaaaaatataatattttcttacaaaTTACCAAttatcttttttcattttttaaataaacaaaaaaatcaagttcaaaatataatattttcttcattttttaaataaacaataaaataaaatcgaATTCCGAATTGTTATAGTAAATCATATTATTTAAGTAATCATTTGACACAATAtactatttaaataaatatttcatataatattttattaaaaaaaatagaggatTCAAATGTGCTATTTCAAAATATTCTATATTACTATTCttactttgatttttttattgattaaatttattttgaaaatcttatataatatatttttatttgattgttTGACTCATTTTCTACACTATTTATGGTTCAAACATAGTTTAAATCCATAATTTTcatatgaataaatttaaagaaacaaGTTTTACATATGTTAAAAAACGGTTTAAAATCATatccaaaaaataaaaagaatactggttttgaaaaacaaattggctaaaatgacttttttttagaaaaataaaaggtaaactaaattaatgttaaaataaaatatacaaccaaaatataatttgacctatatattataaaaatgaataaatatgtgtgtgagagagagataGATAGATTTTTTAAATAGCAATGCTACACTATAAATcgaaaaaaatactatttagaagaaaaattatgaatgagaaaaattgttttctgcACCCCAATAAATTGTTCCTGCACGCACTGGTCCACAATATTTGTTTTACCTTTTCTCGaaatttcaaaaatacatttagaaataaatgagaattggaagaaaaaaataaggcaatttcttcctgcacccaattGTGATGGGCATCCGACAAACATTCTAAAATCCAATTGTACCCTTGTTATgtgtattttgaaaaaacttGTAAGGTGCGCTGATGCAGATGATGCCCTCAAACCTTCGCACAACAATGGACAACCTTCGCGCTCCTGGCTTTGTTTTTTTTCAAGGAGTCCTTCCACTCAACACCACGCTACTGTAGAAATACCAACCAAGGTGCGAGGATGCAAACACTCGTGTGAGAGATGGTGTTGGATGCTAGAATGGGTGCAGAAATcactaaaccctaattttattttctttaaagatAATTTGGTACTTTCACAAATGCATTTGGGTGCAGGAAAATCagccaaaaaaataaaaataaaggttaaaaataaCCATCAAGAGGCCCAAATCATAAATGTTGGCCCATTATTGAAAAGTAAggttttcttttgattttgaaaGCAGGTCGGCTCCTCCTGTAGGCTGCAAAGCCAACACACATTGTTCCTTCTTGCAGAGTCGAACACACACAGTTTTGTAGCCGTTGTCTCTCTcccttcaaaataaaaataaataaataaaccaatCATTTCCAACAAACAATCTTCACGGTATTCTATTTCATCATCATAACTTTTCATTCTGATTTCAACAAAGTATTGGATTGATCATGCTTccactgtttttttttctctcttgtgATCTTCAATAGTTGTTTTTTTCGCCCTGCCGTCTTTTTTCAAGCGTGGTTTTTAAGCGTATACCTTCATCCACTTAAACCAGTTTAATCTATTTCCCCTTCTTTATGTTTCAATTCAAGTTACTTTTGTGCCCTTTTGCTTCCCATATTgagagttgaaggatttgagaTTTGAGCATGCAATTCATGGTTATTTTTTGTGTGCTTTTGTGATAATATATAAGGATTTTGTCTTGTGTAGTTGCTCCAATAGAACACAATGAGTGCTGCGTCTTTGTTGTTCTCCTGCTCTATGCATGTGGGTGTGTCTCATCCCAAGCTGGCTGCAAAATCCTCTGTATGTTTGCCCAATCAGCCATGGAATCATTTGAAGCCAAAAACATCATTTGGGCATTCAGGAGTCTCGGAAAAATCTAAACTTTCATGTAAAGGTGATGAGATTATGTGGAGGGCAGGGGCTCTTCAAGTTGAAAATGCACCCTCCTTCTCTGTGGGGCAAAAATTTCAACTTGATGATGTCATTGAGGCCCAGCAATTTGACAGAGAGACTCTCAGTGCCATTTTTGAAGTTGCAAGGAGCATGGAGAGCATTGAAAGCAGTTCATCTAGGAGCCAAATGCTTAAGGGTTACCTCATGGCTACCTTGTTTTATGAGCCATCGACTAGAACTAGGCTTTCATTTGAATCCGCCATGAAAAGATTAGGTGGGGACGTTCTCACAACTGAGAATGCAAGGGAGTTTTCATCTGCTGCTAAAGGAGAGACCCTCGAAGGTGTGTCCTGTCAATTAACAATGCAATGATTTTTTAGTGGGTGTATTTCATTGTTTTTCTATCTAAAATTGGAGTTTTATAGAACTTCACTTCTTGCAGATACTATAAGAACGGTTGAAGGTTACACTGATATAATTGTGATGAGACACTTTGAAAGTGGTGCTGCAAAAAGAGCAGCAGCAACTGCTAGCATTCCTGTAATCAATGCAGGGGATGGCCCTGGACAGCATCCCACCCAGGTATGAAGAATTTGCCGCAATTAGTAGAGTTTAGAAACCATTGCACAGAGAATGTCAAGTAGATATTATCATGGTATGATTTACTTTTCAAAGAAATCTTCAGCTACGGGTGCTTTTTTACTTCAAAAATTGCACAGTTTGTTTTTCATTTGTGGTGTTTACAATGCACCTTTTTGTTAAACCCATGATCTTTTTGCATTGTGATGGATAACCTTTTGCTGCTTAGCAATTTTGTAGAAGTATAACTATAGAATTCACTTAACGAGTTTGTTTCCCATAATTGTTACTCTTCTTAAGGAAAGGAGGTTGATTTTTTTCTGTAAAGTGTATGTGACAGAAACTGCTGATGCTGTCACATGGTATTTGAAACAGAAAGGTCCACATCTTTTCCTTTTGATTTCTGAGAAGTTGATTGGGTAGAAGTGGTCTATAATTACCAATGTTATTAgtgtaaaattaattaatatattcatACCTTAAGACTTTGTTCAAGAAACTGCACATTTTTTTCACCTGGGAACAAGAAATTTATTTTCAGTAGACCAAAAACGTGCTGGATGTACAAAAGCCTGATTTGAAGGTGAAAACTGATTGAAGTATAAATCTTAATATATGTTTCCATTTTTTGGGTGAAATGCTTGTTATCTAGGATTGAGATGGTAACTTCCACGGTATATTGAGTCTCCACTAGTTTTTCCTAGCCAATTTCAGGTTTATAAGAAAACATTATGGATTTTTCCACCTTAAACTTCCTTCAATACCTTATTATGTACTTTATTTACACTTTACAAGATGGTTTCAATCCATGTTTCTTCTTTAGTGTTTTTCATGTAGAGCAAGAAAACACAGTTAAGGGGACTTGTTGTGACTTTATTTATTGTCCTGCATTCTTCTATAGTTTAACAATTTGAGTGGTaaatgtttgattttatttttgagTTTCAAAACTCTTGTCTTTATTAAACTGCACAGGCACTGCTAGATGTTTATACCATTGAAAGAGAGATAGGAAAACTTGATGGAATTAGAGTTGGGCTTGTGGGAGACCTTGCTAATGGGAGGACAGTTCGCTCACTTGCATACTTACTAGCCAAGTATGAGGAtgtgaaaatttattttgtctCTCCTAACGTGGTTAAAATGAAGGTAACTGTTGCAAATTCTAGCCATGTCATGATATGCAGGTAAGATGTTCTAAAATGCTTGTTTTATCATAGGATGATATAAAAGAGTATCTGACATCAAAGGGAGTGGAATGGGAAGAAAGTGGTGATTTGATGGAAGTGGCTTCTAAGTGTGACGTGGTTTATCAAACTCGCATTCAGAAAGAAAGATTTGGAGAGAAAATTGACCTTTATGAGGAGGCTAGAGGCAAGTATATTGTAAACAAGGATGTTCTTGGGGTGATGCAAAAACATGCTGTGGTTATGCACCCTCTGCCAAGACTTGATGAGGTAAAACACCTAGGAATTGACGTGTCATTGGATCATGTACTCTTGTAATGAACACAAGCTTTTAAGATTAAAGAAACTAAATTTTTCCCTTGAGTTCATGCAGATCACAGTGGATGTTGATAGTGATCCAAGAGCTGCATACTTTAGGCAGGCAAAGAATGGTCTATATATTCGGATGGCACTCTTAAAGGTATTGCTTCTTGGTTGGTAAGGATGCATTCACTTTTCAAAGTGAATGGGGTTATCCAAGGTTTTCTTCATTTCCTTCTCTTGGGTTTTTGCgtgttttctatcattttgACATCATTTCTCGCATTTATATCGATGCTGAGAGGCATTACTTCTGCGTCTTCTAGTAAATGGACGTGGTTTCCAATGTATCTAAACTACTGTGTTTCCAAACacagtttttcttttttctatttgtagGCTTCACAAATAaagtaacaaataaaaaaaaattatgagtgGAAATTTCCTTCATATGCTACTTATAGTCATCAACTATGAGGTTCAGACACGCCTCTTAATTGATAGTGTGTCTGTGTCAGACACACACGTATGAGATATCGACATGTATcggtgaagtgtcaaattcaaaaagatttgttagatttttgacAGATCTA comes from the Phaseolus vulgaris cultivar G19833 chromosome 8, P. vulgaris v2.0, whole genome shotgun sequence genome and includes:
- the LOC137827270 gene encoding aspartate carbamoyltransferase 1, chloroplastic — its product is MSAASLLFSCSMHVGVSHPKLAAKSSVCLPNQPWNHLKPKTSFGHSGVSEKSKLSCKGDEIMWRAGALQVENAPSFSVGQKFQLDDVIEAQQFDRETLSAIFEVARSMESIESSSSRSQMLKGYLMATLFYEPSTRTRLSFESAMKRLGGDVLTTENAREFSSAAKGETLEDTIRTVEGYTDIIVMRHFESGAAKRAAATASIPVINAGDGPGQHPTQALLDVYTIEREIGKLDGIRVGLVGDLANGRTVRSLAYLLAKYEDVKIYFVSPNVVKMKDDIKEYLTSKGVEWEESGDLMEVASKCDVVYQTRIQKERFGEKIDLYEEARGKYIVNKDVLGVMQKHAVVMHPLPRLDEITVDVDSDPRAAYFRQAKNGLYIRMALLKVLLLGW